A genomic segment from Ruegeria sp. TM1040 encodes:
- a CDS encoding HNH endonuclease, whose protein sequence is MPKLKRLEPRLQGLKPRIAALKTDFDTTRRQQHAWRKWYSTARWSRLRMQCFERDLFTCQMCGAIEADTSKLIGDHVRRHNGDPDLFWDLNNLQCLCKPCHDREKQRTEAAERIAGGIGGG, encoded by the coding sequence ATGCCTAAGCTGAAGAGACTGGAGCCAAGACTTCAGGGATTGAAACCGCGCATTGCGGCCCTGAAGACCGACTTTGACACGACGCGCCGACAGCAACATGCATGGCGGAAATGGTACAGCACGGCACGCTGGAGCAGGCTGCGGATGCAGTGCTTCGAGCGTGATCTCTTCACCTGCCAGATGTGTGGGGCGATTGAGGCTGACACATCGAAGCTCATCGGTGATCACGTTCGTCGCCACAATGGGGATCCAGATCTGTTCTGGGATCTCAATAACCTGCAGTGCCTGTGCAAACCCTGCCACGACAGGGAGAAACAGCGCACTGAGGCCGCCGAGCGGATCGCCGGGGGCATAGGGGGGGGCTGA
- a CDS encoding phage major capsid protein — MDKILELRARRAGIIDRMDALVASIGDGEEWTEDQTAQFDALKAEDDKVTAELTRLEDVERRRAEAARPAAPLPGAAGTEAGGVPTAPAAPKEPGLQFARMVRTIAAAGGNQYVAQQIAEASGDSGLFASQNMSTGTAGGFLVPEDVSSEVIELLRPLSVVTAMGPRIVPMPNGNMTTNRRASGANFEYGGEQQDIKATGYEYGQVKLSAKKLSGIIPISNDLLRTASTAVDRMVRDDALADAAQIQDRHFLRGAGTDYAPKGLRFQHTGTPFAATHVLTMTAAPDLQKVDNDLGRLELALANNNVVVTGAHWIMSPQIAMFLTNLRDGNGNKVYPEMANGQLRMKPVHITTEIPSNLGGGGNESEIMLAHPGHILVGEHMGIEVAMSTEAAYKDSAGNMQAAFSRDETLMRMIMQHDIGLRHLPAVAVLTGVTWAPGL; from the coding sequence ATGGATAAGATCCTGGAACTGCGAGCCCGCCGCGCGGGTATCATCGACCGTATGGACGCGCTGGTTGCGTCAATCGGCGATGGGGAGGAATGGACAGAGGATCAGACTGCCCAATTCGATGCCCTGAAGGCCGAAGATGATAAGGTGACGGCAGAGCTCACCCGCCTTGAAGATGTGGAGCGCCGCCGCGCTGAGGCCGCGCGTCCGGCCGCGCCGCTGCCTGGTGCTGCGGGCACCGAAGCTGGTGGGGTACCGACTGCACCCGCAGCCCCGAAGGAGCCAGGCCTGCAGTTCGCTCGCATGGTGCGCACGATCGCGGCGGCGGGCGGCAACCAGTATGTTGCACAGCAGATCGCCGAGGCGAGCGGAGACAGCGGTCTTTTTGCCAGCCAGAACATGTCCACCGGCACCGCCGGCGGATTTCTGGTGCCGGAAGATGTGTCCAGTGAGGTGATCGAGCTGTTGCGCCCGCTCAGCGTCGTTACAGCGATGGGCCCGCGTATTGTTCCCATGCCGAACGGGAATATGACTACCAACCGCCGCGCGAGCGGAGCAAATTTCGAATATGGCGGTGAGCAGCAGGACATCAAGGCAACCGGATACGAGTATGGTCAGGTGAAGCTGTCGGCGAAGAAGCTGAGCGGGATCATCCCGATATCCAATGACCTGCTGCGCACGGCCTCCACGGCCGTCGACCGAATGGTGCGCGATGATGCACTGGCCGATGCTGCGCAGATCCAGGATCGTCATTTCCTCCGCGGTGCGGGAACAGATTATGCGCCAAAGGGGCTTCGTTTCCAGCACACGGGCACGCCTTTCGCCGCGACCCATGTGCTGACGATGACCGCTGCGCCGGATCTGCAAAAGGTGGATAACGATCTCGGCCGCCTCGAGCTCGCTCTGGCGAACAACAATGTCGTTGTGACCGGGGCGCATTGGATCATGTCGCCGCAAATTGCGATGTTCCTGACCAACCTGCGCGACGGCAATGGCAACAAGGTTTATCCGGAGATGGCCAATGGCCAGCTGCGCATGAAACCGGTGCACATCACCACCGAGATCCCGAGTAACCTTGGTGGAGGCGGCAACGAGTCCGAGATCATGCTGGCGCATCCGGGTCACATCCTTGTTGGTGAGCACATGGGCATTGAAGTCGCGATGTCTACCGAAGCGGCCTACAAGGACTCCGCGGGCAATATGCAGGCCGCGTTCTCTCGCGACGAGACACTGATGCGGATGATCATGCAGCATGACATTGGCCTGCGCCATCTGCCAGCCGTGGCCGTCCTTACGGGCGTCACTTGGGCACCCGGCCTCTGA
- a CDS encoding transcription termination/antitermination protein NusG — translation MTGRSAVAGSVLCMPGAVRWHALFVLPQKEDQAEAWLRRRGVYGFHPVTTRRTTRAGKAREYHRRYLPGYVFARFPGEAKPHEVLSCPFIQGALTRADGAWGVILPNDLRSLHAMRRVDEDADRARRAEERMRRRRQSIQRGDAALFKSGAFVGHHCEVVQVLADNGAKVSFKLFGREVLTTTSVDDLVAIQRNT, via the coding sequence ATGACAGGTCGTTCGGCAGTGGCAGGCAGCGTCCTGTGTATGCCTGGTGCGGTACGGTGGCATGCACTGTTTGTGCTACCGCAGAAGGAAGATCAGGCTGAGGCATGGCTTCGTCGACGTGGTGTCTATGGCTTTCACCCGGTCACTACGCGCCGTACTACGAGAGCTGGAAAGGCGCGTGAATACCATCGTCGTTACCTGCCGGGCTATGTGTTCGCTCGCTTTCCCGGCGAAGCTAAGCCGCATGAGGTTCTGTCTTGCCCGTTCATACAGGGCGCGCTCACGCGTGCAGATGGCGCGTGGGGCGTAATCCTCCCGAACGACCTGCGTTCGCTTCATGCTATGCGTCGGGTTGATGAAGACGCCGATCGGGCGCGTCGTGCAGAGGAGCGTATGCGTCGACGTCGCCAGTCGATCCAACGTGGTGACGCTGCGCTGTTCAAATCGGGCGCTTTCGTCGGGCACCATTGCGAAGTAGTCCAGGTTCTCGCGGACAATGGCGCCAAGGTAAGTTTCAAGCTCTTTGGGCGCGAGGTGCTAACGACGACATCGGTAGATGACCTTGTTGCGATTCAGCGAAACACTTGA
- a CDS encoding S49 family peptidase, which yields MKQELTALVAAIRAQPWAIMPDYLDAIEAIALRALDEDVLKRIAQDGHIPRLEGNLSAVAAVGTRLEGAGMSTVRDGSAVVPMFGPIFPRASMINASSDGTSLNAFMRDIRVAQASTDVHRIVVVVDSPGGVVSGLGEASETLRATTKPITAFVTGNCASAAYWLCSQFGEIVMDRSAAVGSIGVVASLSRQEAADNQGRRSYEIVSSNAPNKRPDPSTEEGRTAIQKDIDAIEEVFIADVAAGRRVSADRVRSDFGRGAMLSATRAIEAGMADRIGTLEGVLTEGSGRTRKTGAGRSAHAAAEIETRRRAAMRN from the coding sequence ATGAAACAGGAATTGACGGCGCTGGTTGCGGCCATTCGGGCGCAGCCCTGGGCGATCATGCCGGATTATCTCGATGCGATCGAAGCCATCGCGCTGCGCGCCCTTGATGAAGACGTGCTGAAGCGGATCGCGCAGGACGGCCACATTCCGCGCCTCGAAGGCAATTTGTCGGCCGTTGCGGCGGTAGGAACGCGCCTCGAGGGAGCTGGGATGAGCACTGTCCGCGACGGATCCGCCGTGGTGCCGATGTTCGGGCCGATTTTTCCACGGGCATCGATGATTAACGCTTCTTCCGACGGAACTTCCTTGAACGCATTTATGCGGGACATCCGCGTGGCGCAGGCGTCGACCGATGTGCATCGGATCGTCGTGGTGGTGGATAGCCCGGGCGGCGTGGTCTCCGGGCTCGGCGAAGCGTCTGAAACGCTGCGTGCCACCACAAAGCCGATCACCGCCTTTGTCACCGGCAACTGCGCCTCGGCGGCTTATTGGCTCTGCAGCCAATTTGGCGAGATCGTGATGGATCGCTCTGCGGCGGTCGGCTCGATCGGGGTGGTCGCGTCGCTGTCCCGGCAGGAGGCGGCGGATAACCAGGGGCGCCGGTCTTATGAGATCGTCAGCAGCAATGCCCCGAACAAACGTCCGGATCCGTCCACGGAAGAGGGCCGGACGGCCATCCAGAAAGACATCGACGCCATAGAGGAGGTGTTCATCGCAGATGTGGCCGCCGGTCGCCGCGTCTCGGCCGATCGCGTGCGAAGCGATTTTGGCCGCGGCGCAATGCTCTCGGCCACGCGCGCCATCGAGGCGGGCATGGCTGATCGCATTGGCACACTTGAGGGGGTGCTGACTGAAGGTTCCGGGCGCACCCGGAAAACTGGAGCGGGTCGCAGTGCGCACGCGGCCGCTGAAATCGAAACGCGGCGGCGCGCCGCAATGAGGAACTGA
- a CDS encoding DUF7146 domain-containing protein, with protein sequence MKDGFDLVDTGDPFDTITPVIPISDRPRSQSVVAGTLNDPYRRQAVADARSLWRKSIPGSRGVVAAYLASQGIQLDEIPANLRFVLDHPYMKKSGGLYHELHRGPCVLGGIFSEAGQLLGVNQIWVDPKPPHGRASIQMDGDHMPAEIVRGSCKGGFLPLVWPEAATALVVARSLEAALRAYASRPSGLEDAAYWAVVDLKVMSGKMQRQKGVRYSGLPDLSDDTSFVAPHWVKRLVFLQEDDRTGTRQKLESGLKRSMHVRPGLRASIVRIGSAAKGGV encoded by the coding sequence GTGAAAGATGGGTTTGATCTAGTGGACACAGGAGATCCATTCGACACGATCACGCCGGTCATCCCGATTTCGGATCGGCCGCGATCGCAGTCGGTGGTCGCAGGAACGCTGAACGACCCGTATCGCCGCCAGGCGGTGGCCGATGCGCGCAGCCTGTGGCGTAAGTCAATCCCCGGATCGCGCGGCGTCGTTGCTGCCTATCTTGCCTCGCAGGGCATCCAGTTGGATGAAATTCCTGCAAATCTCCGGTTCGTGCTTGACCATCCGTACATGAAGAAATCCGGAGGCCTATACCATGAGCTACATCGCGGGCCTTGTGTCCTCGGCGGGATCTTCTCTGAGGCAGGCCAGCTGCTTGGCGTCAACCAAATTTGGGTTGATCCAAAGCCGCCGCATGGGCGCGCAAGCATTCAAATGGACGGGGACCATATGCCTGCAGAGATCGTGCGCGGATCCTGTAAAGGGGGATTCCTGCCGCTGGTTTGGCCAGAGGCAGCCACGGCTCTGGTAGTAGCACGTAGCCTGGAAGCGGCCCTGCGCGCCTATGCGTCACGCCCATCCGGGCTAGAGGATGCGGCCTATTGGGCTGTTGTGGATCTCAAGGTGATGTCCGGCAAGATGCAGCGGCAGAAGGGTGTTCGATACTCGGGCCTGCCTGATCTGTCAGATGATACCTCATTCGTCGCGCCGCATTGGGTGAAGCGCCTCGTGTTCCTTCAGGAAGATGACAGGACTGGCACTCGGCAGAAGCTCGAAAGTGGTCTGAAGCGCTCGATGCACGTTCGCCCCGGCTTACGGGCGTCGATCGTGCGGATCGGCTCCGCTGCGAAGGGTGGAGTGTAA
- a CDS encoding phage portal protein, translating to MGIFDFLRPAATLAEPAVRAEPPVSAASDTSVSSERQWKGFVVAGGRSKAGVPVSETTALTIPATLQALRILTGVFAMTPLHFYQKTDRGRMSAEGNPAAQLFRLGPNSHQTAYAFFELLLADILLTGNFYGYVSRDFRGEVKAVTRLKPGQCQPVEYFDRAEGSILFFDATLPDGSHERFPARDIFHVGGFSRDGVQGLNPVQYARDALGGAIATADHAARFWNKGGRPSTVLTSEKAIGPTDKDRIKTDWTQMYSGPDADMVAVLDQDLKAEFLAHDLKSSQYLETRQFQVVDLARIWGVPPHLIFDLSRATFGNIEQQSLEFVIYHLGPHYTRVAQAATKAFAKIGFYFEHVTAELVKGDLKSRMEAYWLQRQMGMVNGNELRSYENLPNIEGNAGTDYWMPANMQVAGASAAPGSTEDTSGDQS from the coding sequence ATGGGAATTTTTGATTTCCTTCGGCCAGCGGCGACGCTGGCTGAACCAGCCGTGCGCGCTGAACCACCGGTGTCTGCAGCTTCAGACACCTCGGTTTCGAGCGAACGTCAATGGAAGGGTTTTGTCGTTGCGGGCGGTCGATCAAAGGCCGGCGTGCCGGTGAGCGAAACCACCGCCTTGACCATTCCAGCCACCTTGCAGGCGCTTCGGATCTTGACCGGCGTCTTTGCGATGACGCCGCTGCATTTTTACCAGAAGACCGACAGGGGGCGGATGTCGGCCGAAGGCAACCCGGCGGCGCAGTTGTTTCGGCTGGGTCCAAACAGTCACCAGACTGCCTATGCGTTCTTTGAGCTCTTGTTGGCGGACATCCTGTTGACCGGGAATTTCTACGGCTATGTCAGCCGGGATTTTCGGGGCGAGGTGAAGGCGGTGACCCGGCTGAAGCCCGGCCAGTGTCAGCCGGTCGAATATTTCGATCGCGCCGAAGGATCGATCCTTTTTTTCGATGCCACCTTGCCGGATGGAAGCCATGAGCGTTTCCCGGCGCGTGATATCTTTCACGTTGGCGGGTTCTCTCGGGATGGGGTTCAGGGTCTCAACCCCGTGCAATACGCACGTGATGCCTTGGGCGGTGCAATTGCAACAGCGGATCACGCGGCTCGGTTCTGGAACAAGGGCGGGCGCCCTTCGACGGTGCTGACCAGCGAGAAAGCCATTGGGCCTACCGATAAGGATCGGATCAAGACCGACTGGACCCAAATGTATTCGGGTCCAGACGCCGATATGGTTGCTGTCCTCGATCAAGATCTAAAGGCCGAGTTCTTGGCTCATGATTTGAAATCCAGCCAATATCTGGAAACGCGACAGTTTCAGGTGGTCGATCTCGCCCGAATCTGGGGTGTGCCGCCGCACCTGATCTTTGATTTGTCGCGCGCCACCTTCGGTAACATCGAGCAACAAAGCCTCGAGTTCGTCATCTATCACTTGGGCCCCCATTACACGCGGGTTGCCCAGGCCGCGACTAAGGCCTTTGCCAAGATCGGGTTCTACTTTGAGCATGTCACTGCCGAGCTAGTCAAAGGCGACCTGAAGAGCAGGATGGAGGCTTATTGGCTGCAACGCCAGATGGGCATGGTGAACGGCAACGAACTGCGCAGCTACGAGAACCTTCCCAACATCGAAGGCAATGCGGGGACGGACTACTGGATGCCGGCGAACATGCAAGTAGCCGGAGCATCTGCGGCGCCGGGCAGCACCGAAGACACCAGCGGAGACCAATCATGA
- a CDS encoding terminase large subunit domain-containing protein has product MLDAFIDPAERAAWSTAVPDWEERILNRQSLIPDLPLWDEPAERALRIFKRLRVPDLIGQPTYGEVSDQWVFDLVRAIFGSYDPVKKRRMLREFFLLIPKKNGKSAIAAAIILTACIMNERPEAELLLIAPTMTIAKISFKQIKGIIRADPELDKRFHIQDHARMITHLVSKAEISVKAADGDVITGGKATYTMIDETHEFARKSKADGVFLELRGALASRPEGFVMQITTQSKEQPAGVFKAELETARAVRDGRLQSPMLAVLYELPKKLAKSWQKQETWALVNPHLGRSVDPAFLQDQLVKAREKGPKELQLLASQHFNVEIGVGLGGGWTGAHYWKKAGPQTFGLDELIARSDVAVVGLDGGGLDDLFGLAVVGREIETKNWLMWFHAWAHPEVLRVRKEIASRLGDFAKAGDLILLGEDEPTGDIEGAARIVGKLLEAQLLPEEAAIGLDTVQVYAILEELMSIGVAEDQLRNIGQDWRLSPAIWGMERKLKDGTLLHSGQPMMEWVLGNAKVEQRGSAVRMTKEAAGRAKIDPLIAGMNAFTLMSRNPVAAGSKTFVYNGM; this is encoded by the coding sequence ATGCTCGATGCGTTCATTGATCCTGCTGAGCGGGCGGCTTGGTCCACGGCGGTTCCGGACTGGGAAGAGCGGATCCTCAATCGGCAATCGCTGATCCCGGATCTTCCGTTGTGGGACGAGCCAGCTGAGCGGGCGCTGCGGATCTTCAAACGGCTTCGGGTTCCCGATCTTATCGGGCAACCTACCTACGGCGAGGTCAGCGATCAGTGGGTCTTTGATCTGGTGCGTGCCATCTTCGGCAGCTACGACCCAGTCAAGAAACGGCGGATGCTGCGGGAATTTTTCCTGCTGATCCCAAAGAAGAACGGGAAGTCGGCGATCGCGGCGGCGATCATCCTGACCGCCTGCATCATGAATGAACGGCCTGAAGCGGAGCTGCTGCTGATCGCCCCTACGATGACGATCGCCAAGATCTCCTTCAAACAGATCAAGGGGATCATCCGGGCCGATCCGGAGCTGGACAAGCGGTTCCATATTCAAGATCACGCCCGGATGATCACGCATCTGGTCAGCAAGGCGGAGATCTCGGTAAAGGCCGCTGATGGGGACGTCATCACCGGTGGCAAGGCCACCTATACGATGATTGACGAAACCCACGAGTTTGCCCGCAAGAGCAAGGCGGACGGAGTTTTTCTCGAACTGCGGGGGGCATTGGCATCCCGGCCTGAAGGGTTTGTGATGCAGATCACTACCCAATCAAAGGAACAGCCCGCCGGCGTGTTCAAGGCTGAGCTCGAGACCGCGCGTGCCGTGCGGGACGGGCGGTTGCAGTCGCCGATGTTGGCCGTGCTCTATGAGTTGCCCAAAAAGCTGGCCAAAAGCTGGCAGAAGCAAGAGACTTGGGCGCTGGTCAATCCGCACCTCGGCCGATCTGTCGATCCGGCCTTCCTGCAGGACCAGCTGGTCAAGGCGCGTGAAAAAGGGCCGAAAGAGCTGCAGCTGTTGGCCTCTCAGCACTTCAACGTCGAAATCGGCGTCGGCCTCGGTGGCGGATGGACCGGCGCGCACTATTGGAAGAAAGCAGGGCCGCAGACGTTCGGCCTTGATGAGTTGATTGCCCGGTCTGACGTAGCGGTTGTTGGGCTAGACGGCGGCGGTCTGGATGACCTGTTTGGGCTGGCCGTGGTCGGGCGCGAGATCGAGACCAAAAATTGGTTGATGTGGTTCCACGCCTGGGCGCATCCAGAAGTGCTGCGGGTGCGTAAGGAGATTGCGTCGCGTCTGGGTGATTTCGCCAAGGCTGGCGATCTTATTCTACTGGGTGAGGACGAGCCAACGGGAGATATCGAGGGCGCAGCGCGGATTGTTGGCAAACTTCTCGAGGCGCAGTTGCTGCCGGAGGAGGCCGCAATCGGGCTGGATACGGTGCAGGTCTACGCGATCCTCGAAGAATTGATGTCGATCGGTGTCGCGGAAGATCAGCTACGCAACATCGGTCAAGACTGGCGCTTGTCACCGGCGATCTGGGGCATGGAGCGGAAGCTGAAAGACGGCACGCTGTTGCACAGCGGGCAACCGATGATGGAGTGGGTGCTTGGCAACGCCAAGGTTGAACAGCGCGGTTCTGCCGTGCGGATGACCAAAGAGGCCGCGGGGCGGGCCAAGATCGACCCCCTGATTGCCGGCATGAACGCCTTTACCTTGATGAGCCGCAATCCGGTTGCGGCGGGGTCCAAGACCTTCGTTTACAACGGGATGTGA